The Tepidisphaeraceae bacterium genome contains a region encoding:
- a CDS encoding site-specific integrase has product MSTLHGRKATTMISTTTDVPHGRGTDRRGWPRVADASSVQVRSGEALGHERQVALPAYRVHKAKGVGYVRLAGRMVYLGRAGTDASYEKYRRTIAHWLATGEPPQASSDTAKPAPDVAQVAAAYLRWARTYYLDPAGRPSSGIGPAEAAAKCLVALYGSTPAAAFGPLALRALQGAMVRANLCRNVVNQRVTCVKRLFRWAVAQEMVPAEVIAALAAVEPLRRGRSGARETPPVRPVPHEHVDAVLPYLPPTLAAMVQVQRLTGMRSGELCVMRSCDIDVSGAVWVYRPASHKTAYRGHDRAVLLGPRVQEILGALLDGACREAYLFSPQRAIEERRQLRSHNLTRTMSTTEVIRRYGPRSYHRALRYAMRAANRAGALPKEAFWHPHQLRHRYATDLRRTKGLEAARLLLGHRTLAQTLEYAQADGNKSAAVVAELG; this is encoded by the coding sequence ATGAGCACCTTGCACGGCCGTAAGGCGACGACAATGATCTCCACCACGACCGACGTCCCTCACGGGCGCGGCACGGACCGGCGCGGCTGGCCGCGAGTCGCCGATGCCAGTTCAGTGCAGGTGCGGAGCGGCGAAGCCCTTGGCCACGAGCGTCAGGTCGCGCTGCCCGCCTACCGCGTACACAAGGCGAAAGGGGTGGGGTACGTGCGTCTGGCCGGGCGAATGGTCTACCTTGGCCGGGCCGGCACCGACGCCAGCTACGAGAAGTACCGCCGGACGATCGCCCATTGGCTGGCGACGGGGGAGCCGCCGCAGGCGTCGAGCGACACGGCGAAGCCAGCACCGGATGTCGCTCAGGTGGCCGCCGCGTACCTGCGGTGGGCACGCACGTACTACCTCGATCCGGCGGGGCGGCCCAGCAGCGGGATCGGGCCGGCCGAGGCGGCTGCGAAGTGCCTCGTCGCGTTGTACGGTTCAACGCCGGCGGCTGCGTTCGGGCCGTTGGCCCTGCGGGCGCTGCAGGGGGCAATGGTGCGGGCAAACCTGTGCCGCAACGTGGTGAACCAGCGCGTGACGTGCGTCAAGCGGCTGTTCCGCTGGGCGGTGGCCCAGGAGATGGTGCCGGCGGAGGTGATCGCGGCGCTGGCGGCGGTCGAGCCGCTGCGCAGGGGGCGGTCGGGGGCGCGGGAGACGCCGCCGGTGCGGCCGGTGCCCCACGAGCACGTGGACGCGGTGCTGCCGTACCTGCCGCCGACGCTGGCGGCGATGGTGCAGGTGCAGCGGTTGACCGGCATGCGCTCCGGCGAGCTGTGTGTCATGCGGTCCTGCGACATCGACGTGAGCGGTGCGGTGTGGGTTTACCGGCCGGCGTCGCACAAGACCGCGTACCGGGGGCACGACCGGGCGGTGCTGCTGGGGCCACGCGTGCAGGAGATCCTGGGTGCGTTGCTTGATGGTGCGTGTCGTGAAGCCTACCTGTTCTCGCCGCAGCGGGCGATCGAGGAGCGGCGGCAGCTGCGAAGCCATAACCTCACCAGGACTATGTCGACCACGGAAGTGATTCGCAGGTACGGTCCGCGCAGCTACCACCGAGCGTTGCGGTACGCGATGCGGGCGGCGAACCGAGCCGGGGCGCTGCCGAAGGAGGCGTTCTGGCACCCGCACCAGTTGCGCCATCGGTACGCGACAGACCTGCGGCGGACGAAGGGCTTGGAAGCCGCGCGCCTATTGTTGGGGCACCGGACGCTCGCGCAGACGCTGGAGTACGCCCAAGCCGACGGAAACAAAAGCGCGGCGGTGGTGGCTGAACTAGGATAA
- a CDS encoding DUF6173 family protein: MTDENDDKFSGPTFRLPELNFGGILPHPVEIPADLLRGPKDYNLASEFHSRLIKWINDFDQSLDNAHEVGVKLVSFGQSVIFHLKDIGYWNPSLISFSGETEGGEPVELIQHVSQISILLMKLPRKNPEAPKQPIGFSSEDERDGQPRD; the protein is encoded by the coding sequence ATGACAGATGAGAATGACGATAAGTTTAGCGGTCCAACGTTCCGGCTCCCGGAGCTCAACTTCGGCGGGATACTCCCACATCCCGTCGAAATCCCGGCGGATCTACTGCGGGGGCCAAAGGACTACAACCTCGCCAGCGAGTTCCACTCCCGATTGATCAAGTGGATAAATGACTTCGACCAGAGCCTCGACAATGCTCACGAGGTCGGCGTGAAGCTTGTCAGCTTTGGGCAATCTGTCATCTTCCATCTGAAGGACATCGGCTACTGGAATCCGTCGTTAATATCGTTCAGCGGCGAAACCGAGGGCGGCGAGCCCGTCGAGCTGATCCAGCACGTAAGTCAGATCAGCATTTTGCTTATGAAGCTTCCCAGAAAGAACCCCGAAGCGCCGAAGCAACCGATCGGGTTTAGCTCTGAAGATGAGCGCGACGGGCAACCGCGCGACTAG
- a CDS encoding DUF1643 domain-containing protein — protein MTPCWIMLNPSTADAEVDDPPIRRCMGFSPSWVAGGICVANLFALRSTDPAMLYQCADPVGPKYNETIGIATAGRRVIVAWGYHGAHLQRDRAVLTLLSDRMVEALAVTKDGYPKHPLYVAGSTVPRTDELRINDG, from the coding sequence CTGACGCCCTGCTGGATCATGCTCAACCCGTCGACAGCGGACGCCGAGGTTGACGACCCGCCGATCCGCCGCTGCATGGGGTTCTCGCCTTCGTGGGTCGCCGGCGGCATCTGCGTCGCCAATCTTTTCGCGCTGCGATCGACCGACCCAGCGATGCTCTACCAGTGCGCGGATCCCGTGGGGCCGAAGTACAACGAGACGATCGGCATCGCGACAGCAGGGCGGCGGGTCATCGTTGCCTGGGGCTATCACGGTGCACACCTGCAGCGTGATCGGGCGGTGCTGACGCTGCTGTCAGATCGAATGGTAGAAGCGCTGGCGGTGACGAAAGACGGCTACCCAAAGCACCCGCTGTACGTGGCTGGCTCGACCGTGCCGAGGACGGACGAACTAAGGATTAACGATGGCTGA
- a CDS encoding DUF3302 domain-containing protein encodes MNEAGNVLILVLMVVFAILMAAIPGWIARRRNHSDATAITVCGRVSTVFWPLWLVVIVWAFTQNNPASTHVASGFPVQTRSKDGRPTVHTE; translated from the coding sequence ATGAATGAAGCCGGCAATGTCTTAATCCTCGTCCTGATGGTGGTCTTCGCCATTCTGATGGCAGCTATACCCGGATGGATTGCCCGCAGGCGAAATCACTCGGATGCCACCGCCATCACGGTCTGCGGCCGGGTGTCCACCGTGTTCTGGCCCCTCTGGCTCGTGGTCATCGTCTGGGCGTTCACCCAGAACAATCCAGCGAGTACCCACGTCGCTTCCGGGTTTCCGGTCCAGACGCGGTCGAAGGACGGGCGTCCCACCGTGCACACGGAATAG
- a CDS encoding J domain-containing protein yields the protein MATASSSLPDAYAVLSVARTAKPEEIRAAHRRMVRAHHPDANQGQDAAVAQRRFQQVQEAYDLLRDPARRAELDRQLQRLDEQRQRAAAEAARAAAAAAEKRRAAQAHERAASYDTEELERERLRRDAPSDRRSAMPRDPYATRSSDRKATAASRPSPGDERHAAPSRRAVNPKFKAEQDAIDRLIRELEELRSFPDPEDAPPPPPEVRNGSATRVWWAARDWVHWLFDGYNAMWTVGAVVTTLIATSLAMWGFDRTRELVGVALVLLLGGICVMIVAVHLWLWATWTLRQLLERLRSS from the coding sequence ATGGCCACGGCATCCTCGTCGCTGCCCGATGCCTACGCGGTCCTGAGCGTCGCCCGTACGGCGAAGCCCGAGGAGATCCGCGCCGCCCATCGCCGAATGGTGCGGGCGCATCATCCGGACGCCAACCAAGGGCAGGACGCCGCCGTCGCCCAGCGGCGGTTCCAGCAGGTGCAGGAGGCCTACGACCTGCTGCGCGATCCTGCGCGGCGGGCAGAGTTGGACCGGCAGTTGCAACGGCTCGACGAGCAACGGCAGCGGGCGGCAGCAGAGGCGGCGCGGGCGGCGGCCGCAGCAGCAGAAAAACGACGCGCGGCGCAGGCCCATGAGCGGGCCGCATCGTACGACACGGAGGAACTGGAGCGGGAACGGCTGCGGCGCGATGCTCCGAGCGACCGGCGTTCCGCGATGCCGCGGGACCCCTACGCGACGCGATCGAGCGACAGGAAGGCCACGGCAGCATCGCGACCGTCACCAGGAGACGAACGCCATGCGGCGCCATCGCGGCGTGCGGTGAACCCGAAGTTCAAGGCCGAGCAGGACGCGATCGACCGGCTGATCCGGGAACTGGAGGAACTGCGTTCGTTTCCCGATCCTGAGGACGCCCCACCGCCGCCGCCTGAGGTCCGGAACGGCAGCGCGACCAGAGTGTGGTGGGCGGCGCGGGATTGGGTGCATTGGCTGTTCGACGGGTACAACGCGATGTGGACCGTCGGCGCTGTCGTCACTACGTTGATCGCCACTTCCCTGGCTATGTGGGGATTCGATCGGACGCGGGAACTCGTGGGCGTCGCGCTGGTCCTTTTGCTCGGGGGGATTTGCGTCATGATTGTCGCGGTACACCTATGGTTGTGGGCGACTTGGACACTGCGGCAGCTACTCGAGCGTCTGAGGTCGTCGTAG
- a CDS encoding AAA family ATPase, whose amino-acid sequence MLSFKLDILVYNIIMGRMVARPAVNNVSNSGMPLADAVSNDQRLRWSFPRLDRWVGISLLVGPPGSRKSGLALQSALDLGARGRKSLVLLSEEHVSRVRDRAERMVSGGPKADAKASLRNLALLAAPDDPADLPAYVARHVIAADAAHTGVALVVLDSIQGTTGAGGSDARACRAALDAARLLQSAGIATLLVGHVTKQNAIRGPRTLEHAVDVVLHLDRRGGRRTLTVPKNRFGPAVLRPTNLIVDPVTTRLVAAPHATSQIATAKSFVPGVGPVELQVAAALPAVGTAGGGRILACRGIAAAEVRMAAEILRRLPGFDAIVPDLDLTVTCRWPDQRGAPAGAAARSLLQLPLCLAIAGACLGRAVDPSMAAVGELDLSGHVRGFTPAVLRSMGTALHTDELSELFLLVPAASKKQLPSNCSCPIWGVGTLAEAMARLWPALDLNALAWNC is encoded by the coding sequence ATGTTAAGTTTTAAACTTGACATCCTCGTATATAATATTATTATGGGACGCATGGTTGCTCGTCCCGCCGTAAACAACGTTTCCAACTCCGGCATGCCGCTAGCCGACGCGGTGTCTAATGACCAGCGGTTGCGATGGTCATTCCCTCGGCTGGATAGGTGGGTTGGTATCTCCCTTCTTGTCGGACCGCCTGGTAGCCGCAAATCCGGCTTGGCGCTGCAATCCGCATTGGACCTGGGTGCCCGGGGCCGAAAATCCCTCGTCCTCCTCAGCGAAGAGCACGTCTCGCGGGTACGCGACCGTGCCGAACGCATGGTGTCGGGCGGCCCGAAGGCCGACGCGAAGGCCTCGCTTCGGAACCTCGCGCTGCTCGCGGCCCCCGATGATCCGGCCGATCTGCCGGCGTACGTCGCGCGGCACGTGATCGCCGCCGATGCCGCGCACACCGGCGTGGCGCTCGTCGTGCTCGACAGCATTCAAGGCACAACTGGCGCCGGCGGATCGGACGCGCGGGCCTGCCGGGCGGCCCTGGACGCCGCCCGGCTTTTGCAGTCGGCCGGCATTGCCACGTTGCTGGTCGGCCACGTCACCAAGCAGAACGCGATCCGCGGCCCGCGGACGCTCGAGCACGCGGTCGACGTCGTCCTGCACCTGGACCGCCGCGGGGGCCGGCGCACGCTGACCGTCCCGAAGAACCGTTTCGGCCCGGCAGTCCTTCGCCCAACCAATCTGATCGTCGATCCGGTCACGACCCGTTTGGTCGCCGCGCCCCACGCGACGTCGCAGATCGCGACGGCCAAGTCGTTTGTCCCGGGCGTCGGTCCCGTCGAACTTCAGGTGGCGGCCGCGTTGCCGGCGGTTGGTACCGCGGGCGGCGGCCGCATCCTCGCTTGCCGAGGCATCGCAGCGGCTGAGGTGCGGATGGCGGCGGAGATCCTCCGGCGGTTGCCGGGGTTCGATGCGATCGTGCCGGACCTCGACCTCACCGTCACCTGCCGCTGGCCCGACCAGCGCGGGGCACCGGCCGGCGCAGCGGCGCGATCGCTGCTCCAGTTGCCGCTGTGCCTGGCGATCGCCGGGGCGTGCCTGGGCCGCGCGGTCGATCCATCCATGGCGGCGGTGGGGGAGCTGGACCTGAGCGGCCACGTGCGCGGGTTCACGCCCGCGGTCCTCCGCTCGATGGGAACCGCCCTCCACACGGATGAGCTGAGCGAGCTGTTCCTGCTCGTCCCGGCCGCCTCGAAGAAGCAATTGCCGTCGAACTGCTCCTGCCCGATCTGGGGCGTCGGCACGCTGGCCGAGGCCATGGCGCGGTTATGGCCGGCCCTGGACCTGAACGCGCTGGCGTGGAACTGCTAA
- a CDS encoding helix-turn-helix domain-containing protein, with product MAVSPGEKIREELDRRGWTQGDLAHILNRPLPTINEIIGGKRAVMPETAIALESAFGTPASEWMRLEAEYRLSLTSRDDSNAEAVARRVRLYDLAPVKELERRGWIQPAKDASALEKELCRFFGVTNLDSEPQINVATRRSEPTEHLSPPQRAWCFRAKQMARVVHAEKFKRELLPQCEARLRELAAFPDEARQAPTVLAGFGIRFVVIEPLSASKMDGAALWLSSHEPVIAMSVRHDRIDAFWFTLFHEFAHIKNGDASVDVDLVGESAYPSEAKPDIERLADAEASRILVPADKLQSFITRVGPLYSKVRINQFAHRMKIHPGIIVGQLQHRGEVKWTSNREMLTKVRSIVLSTALTDGWGKSISVDLSQAGN from the coding sequence ATGGCTGTAAGTCCTGGCGAAAAGATCAGAGAAGAACTGGACCGGCGAGGGTGGACCCAAGGCGACCTGGCCCACATCCTCAACCGGCCGCTGCCCACCATCAACGAGATCATCGGCGGCAAGCGCGCGGTGATGCCTGAAACGGCTATCGCGTTGGAAAGTGCCTTCGGCACCCCCGCGTCCGAGTGGATGCGGCTTGAGGCGGAATATCGGCTCTCGCTGACCAGCCGGGACGACTCGAACGCAGAGGCCGTCGCCCGTCGGGTGCGCCTCTACGACCTCGCGCCCGTCAAGGAGCTCGAGCGCCGTGGCTGGATCCAACCGGCCAAGGACGCATCGGCCCTCGAGAAGGAACTGTGTCGGTTCTTCGGGGTCACCAACCTCGACAGCGAGCCGCAGATCAACGTCGCTACCCGCCGGTCTGAACCGACCGAACACCTCTCGCCACCGCAGCGCGCTTGGTGCTTTCGCGCAAAGCAGATGGCGCGGGTGGTCCACGCGGAGAAATTCAAGCGCGAGTTGCTGCCTCAGTGCGAGGCGAGGTTGCGCGAGCTGGCCGCGTTCCCTGACGAGGCACGCCAGGCGCCAACGGTGCTCGCCGGCTTCGGCATACGCTTCGTTGTGATCGAACCGCTGAGCGCCAGCAAGATGGATGGCGCCGCCCTCTGGCTTTCGTCCCACGAGCCGGTCATCGCCATGTCGGTGAGGCACGATCGGATCGACGCGTTCTGGTTCACGCTCTTTCACGAGTTCGCGCACATCAAGAACGGCGACGCGTCGGTCGACGTCGACCTGGTCGGCGAGAGCGCCTACCCGTCGGAGGCCAAACCGGACATCGAGCGGCTGGCGGACGCCGAGGCGTCGCGCATCCTCGTGCCGGCGGACAAGCTCCAATCCTTCATCACGCGCGTGGGGCCGCTTTACTCGAAGGTCCGCATCAACCAGTTCGCGCACCGAATGAAGATTCACCCTGGCATCATCGTGGGGCAGCTGCAGCACCGCGGCGAGGTCAAGTGGACCTCCAATCGCGAGATGCTGACGAAGGTCCGCTCGATCGTTCTCTCGACTGCCCTGACCGACGGGTGGGGCAAGTCCATTTCTGTCGACCTCTCCCAGGCGGGGAATTAA
- a CDS encoding DUF3375 family protein: MIKLRRNHPAWLLLASHNGPLILVSLQSLIDALPNGIDFEAAVEHLGGLFADNSNDDNFDIGDDHAMAARRELRQWLKRGLIVEREGQLLATDALQRSFYFLNSLQDQPMTSTASRLATVQREIENLEAQLSHSQSSREESLKQRIATMQDELAAVQSGDFEVLTGPQAAEGIREVYQLAISLRADFRRVEDSYREADKALRQRVISEKRHRGEIVDDLLNGHDALIKTGEGQVFEGFYQQLVKSVELEQMKQRLRLILENENTDTALERTQKADLRSLVPRLVQESQRVIQARARSERDVRSFLKSGLADEEIRVGAVLQELFQVALRVDWQSAGVRRAPGPLPPVAIAVSNLPLVERLLFKEVSDGESDDLDLTISPADPAQMDEEFWRAYRALNRTQLFDATIEKLRISAQPLTIGALAATLPPTHDLETLAYWLAMAREAGIAVENNTEVIHLFDEGEGWTRFFVPTVELTFVAVHKLAPGSLE, from the coding sequence TTGATCAAGCTCCGTCGAAATCACCCGGCGTGGCTATTGTTGGCTTCTCACAATGGCCCACTGATTCTCGTCAGCCTGCAGTCACTCATCGATGCCCTTCCCAACGGAATTGATTTCGAAGCCGCAGTCGAGCACCTCGGTGGTTTGTTCGCCGACAACTCGAATGACGACAACTTTGACATCGGAGACGATCATGCCATGGCCGCCAGGCGGGAGTTGCGGCAGTGGCTGAAGCGCGGGTTGATTGTCGAACGCGAAGGCCAGCTGCTAGCCACCGACGCCTTGCAGCGGTCGTTCTACTTCCTGAACTCGTTGCAAGATCAGCCGATGACCTCGACCGCCTCGCGCCTGGCAACGGTGCAGCGAGAAATCGAGAATCTGGAGGCTCAGTTGAGCCACAGCCAGAGCAGTCGCGAAGAGTCGCTGAAGCAGCGCATCGCGACGATGCAGGATGAACTCGCAGCCGTGCAGTCCGGTGACTTTGAAGTGCTGACTGGCCCACAGGCGGCAGAAGGCATCCGCGAAGTGTATCAACTGGCGATCAGTCTGCGGGCCGATTTCCGCCGGGTGGAAGACTCGTATCGTGAAGCAGACAAAGCATTAAGGCAGCGAGTCATCAGCGAAAAGCGACACCGCGGGGAAATCGTCGATGATCTTCTGAACGGACACGACGCACTGATCAAAACTGGGGAAGGCCAGGTGTTCGAGGGCTTCTATCAGCAGCTGGTGAAGTCTGTCGAACTCGAGCAAATGAAACAGCGTTTACGCTTGATTCTGGAAAACGAGAATACGGATACAGCACTGGAACGGACACAGAAGGCCGACCTGCGATCGCTGGTGCCACGCCTGGTGCAGGAATCGCAGCGTGTCATTCAGGCCAGGGCTCGAAGCGAGCGTGATGTGCGCAGTTTCCTTAAATCGGGACTCGCGGACGAAGAGATTCGCGTAGGTGCGGTCCTGCAGGAATTGTTTCAAGTGGCGCTACGTGTGGACTGGCAGTCCGCCGGTGTGCGGCGCGCACCCGGGCCACTTCCACCCGTTGCCATCGCGGTGTCGAATCTACCGTTGGTGGAGAGACTGCTGTTCAAAGAAGTGAGTGACGGCGAATCCGACGATCTCGATCTGACCATTTCCCCTGCTGATCCGGCACAAATGGACGAGGAGTTCTGGCGAGCCTATCGCGCGTTGAATCGCACGCAGCTGTTTGACGCGACCATCGAAAAACTTCGGATAAGCGCCCAGCCGCTGACCATCGGCGCACTGGCAGCGACGCTTCCACCAACTCACGATCTGGAAACACTGGCGTACTGGCTGGCAATGGCCCGCGAAGCGGGTATCGCCGTCGAAAACAACACTGAGGTCATTCACCTGTTCGATGAAGGTGAAGGCTGGACGCGGTTCTTTGTACCGACGGTGGAACTGACCTTCGTAGCGGTGCATAAGCTGGCGCCGGGGAGCCTCGAATGA
- a CDS encoding DUF87 domain-containing protein, which produces MSNTTAVKLCVPEKVLDQHLVVLEKTGAGKSSALRHIVEHLLARDKRVVTIDPKAIGGV; this is translated from the coding sequence ATGAGCAACACGACCGCCGTGAAACTTTGCGTGCCCGAGAAGGTGCTCGATCAGCACCTGGTCGTGCTGGAAAAGACCGGCGCCGGCAAATCGTCGGCCCTGCGCCACATCGTCGAGCACCTGCTGGCGCGGGACAAGCGCGTCGTCACCATCGACCCGAAAGCGATTGGTGGGGTTTGA
- a CDS encoding DUF4194 domain-containing protein, with protein sequence MSDEADPSPLATSEQVEGPKFESEAYSAAKSVAADAVPSEVKAVTQELLRYGYIEEAANPKLFQTATIHERDVRQALMPLDLAVRLDAHRGIALLVVATAVSESSGSVEAWSHPLVRRQRLTLEQSLLVAILRQTFLIHEQESGVGHSAAKIAVDDVSSQFLTYFDDSGSDARNRSRLLNLLDQLKVHGVVSEVDSNMELTIRPIIAHLANAEPLSSLLRVLKEKASKPEQPEPEHG encoded by the coding sequence ATGAGTGATGAAGCCGACCCTAGCCCATTAGCGACAAGCGAGCAGGTTGAGGGACCCAAATTTGAATCCGAAGCGTACTCTGCAGCGAAGTCTGTCGCGGCGGATGCAGTGCCGTCGGAGGTAAAAGCCGTCACCCAGGAGTTGCTCCGGTATGGGTATATTGAGGAAGCAGCCAATCCCAAATTGTTTCAGACAGCTACGATCCACGAACGGGATGTCCGTCAAGCGTTGATGCCATTGGATCTGGCCGTTCGGCTCGATGCGCATCGCGGCATCGCGCTGCTGGTGGTCGCGACCGCCGTGTCTGAATCTTCAGGAAGTGTTGAGGCATGGTCGCATCCCCTGGTAAGGCGACAGCGCCTTACGCTCGAACAATCGTTGCTTGTGGCGATTTTGCGACAGACGTTCTTGATTCACGAGCAGGAGTCGGGCGTCGGGCATTCCGCGGCGAAGATTGCCGTCGATGACGTATCATCTCAATTTCTGACCTATTTTGACGATTCGGGAAGCGATGCCCGCAACCGAAGTCGGCTGTTGAATCTACTGGACCAGTTGAAGGTTCATGGCGTCGTTTCCGAGGTAGACAGCAATATGGAATTGACGATTCGTCCCATCATCGCGCATCTCGCGAACGCCGAGCCGCTTTCATCATTGCTTCGAGTGCTGAAAGAAAAGGCCAGCAAACCCGAGCAGCCAGAACCGGAGCACGGATGA